Below is a genomic region from Helicobacter jaachi.
TATCCTAATTTTAAGATAAGAATTTTCACGCCCTAGTTCTCCAAAAACCACTTATTTTTGCGCAAAAAATCTCGCCCGATAGGATTTTTATTCGCACGTGCAGGCAGATAAGTATCATTAATTTCTGCATATAATGCTTGCAATTTTTTATCCTCATCAGTTTGTGTGAAGCTCCCATCTAATCGCTCAAACATCTCTTTAGTTAAGTCTAAAATTTCCTCTGGCGTGTTATCTATAATGCGGAGTTGATTTGTGGTGTAGAATTCGGCTGAAAACATACTTGTAGAAGTTATCTCATAATCACCTCCGTAGAAATAGTGTGCCTTCTTTTCTTCTGCAAGTCTAATCCACTGCCTAAAACTCACCATAGTGCCATTATGTGAATAAGTCTTTGGTATCCATATTGAATTTTTATAGGGCGGATTCCAATTAGCTGGCATATTTGCACCACAATAATGAGTGCCAAACAACGACACCACATCAGTAGCGCCAGAAGTTGAGCTTGATAGGACAAATTTTGCCCGATATTGCAAGTATATATCCATAAAATCACTGCGCCATTGTGTAAGGGGATAATCAATCACTCGCGCATGCTTATAACTCATAGCTTTTTCTACAATCTTGCCTAATCGCACGACAAACCCACCCCTTGCTAATATCTCATCAATAGCAAGATTTAGGCTATCAATATCACTATCGCGGTAATCATGGTGTGCCCAAGCTTTTCCACCCGTTATTTCATCAAATTCACCATAAGTTTTATCCAAATACGCACTATCTCTAGCAAAAATACACACAAACCAATCATTTTGCCCTATACCCATTTCTTGCAAGATTCTATCCCCTTCTTGCTTTTCTTCTTTGGTAAAGTAAAACACATTTTCAGTATTTTGATAGACCTCATATTCTGTGCCAGAATATGGTAATTCAAACACATACCTAGAATCAAAAAATGCGAGACATTTTCTCAGCCTCTCATAAAACAAATAGTGCTTATCTTTGTATGTTATCACCTCCACAATACTGCTCCACTTTTCAACTAAAAAATCATTAACGATAGGCAATGAAGCAATGAAAATTGTCCTTTGATTAGAATGCTTAGCTCTTTGCATGCGTATAAAACAATCGGTATTTATAGCAAGATGGCCTATGCGTGTTGTATAGAGTGTTGTAATTTTTGTTGGTTGTCTCAAATTAAGACACCACATATAAAAACTTGCAACACAAAACAATATTGCTTTAGCCACAGTTTTCACAATTATCCACACCGGCTTTGGCAAAACCGATTTGACAAAATCCTTACATTTTTTATACATACTCTCTCCTTTTTGCGCACAAGCGCGATGTAATATCTTTCACTAGCTTTGCTTCCATACCAAGCATACGCCTACACTCAAAGGCAATAAAACAGGAAACGCCCCGCTTTTTACCCGCACAGATTCTAAAAATCTCAATACCCCCTCCCCTTTCTGCGTGGTGGGCTTATCATTCAAAATATCTCCTTGAAATAGCCCATCATCAATCATTAGCACACCGCCCACGCGCAAATGTCCCCATAGTATAGAAAAATAATCTGCATAATGCTCCTTATTGCCATCAAGGAAGATAAAATCAAATATTACCCCCCCCCCCCCCCGCAGCATAAGCTGCTTGCGCATTTTCACCTGCCATAGCACTGCCATGCACGCTATCTAAAACATTTGATGATGTGCTATTGTGCATAATAGGCTGTTTTAGAATCTCAAATGCATCGCCCTCAAGCAAAGTAATATTATTCACACCATTTGCGGCAAAATTTTCACGCGCGATAGAAGCAAATTTATCATATTTCTCAATGCTCCATATATGCCCATTTTCACCTACATTACGCGCCATACTCATCGTAGAAGCCCCCACAAATGTCCCTATTTCTAGCACATATTTCGCAC
It encodes:
- a CDS encoding TIGR04372 family glycosyltransferase, with the translated sequence MEVITYKDKHYLFYERLRKCLAFFDSRYVFELPYSGTEYEVYQNTENVFYFTKEEKQEGDRILQEMGIGQNDWFVCIFARDSAYLDKTYGEFDEITGGKAWAHHDYRDSDIDSLNLAIDEILARGGFVVRLGKIVEKAMSYKHARVIDYPLTQWRSDFMDIYLQYRAKFVLSSSTSGATDVVSLFGTHYCGANMPANWNPPYKNSIWIPKTYSHNGTMVSFRQWIRLAEEKKAHYFYGGDYEITSTSMFSAEFYTTNQLRIIDNTPEEILDLTKEMFERLDGSFTQTDEDKKLQALYAEINDTYLPARANKNPIGRDFLRKNKWFLEN
- a CDS encoding O-methyltransferase, yielding MRKQLMLRGGGGVIFDFIFLDGNKEHYADYFSILWGHLRVGGVLMIDDGLFQGDILNDKPTTQKGEGVLRFLESVRVKSGAFPVLLPLSVGVCLVWKQS
- a CDS encoding O-methyltransferase yields the protein MKQEMYERMVPNQILDYYKGRADEVDKRIYERCIRYSRCDDIEDLKLVFPKEFPAQQYMGADPVVRRFQQMILGILGAKYVLEIGTFVGASTMSMARNVGENGHIWSIEKYDKFASIARENFAANGVNNITLLEGDAFEILKQPIMHNSTSSNVLDSVHGSAMAGENAQAAYAAGGGGGNI